Proteins encoded by one window of Streptomyces sp. NBC_01571:
- a CDS encoding DUF742 domain-containing protein yields MTDSDKQEPEAAELVRPYVITNGRDLPEGDQFSLITLVTAAADHPQRRTRLSPEEQSLLEMCSGGYLSVAEIAGHMRLPMGVVKILLNALAEGGYLITRAPVARARLVDEQILQEVLDGLRARFG; encoded by the coding sequence TAGTGCGGCCGTATGTCATCACCAACGGCCGGGATCTCCCCGAGGGCGACCAGTTCTCGCTGATCACACTGGTCACGGCCGCCGCCGACCACCCCCAGCGGCGGACCCGGCTCTCTCCCGAGGAACAGAGCCTCCTGGAGATGTGCTCCGGCGGTTATCTCTCGGTCGCCGAGATCGCCGGACACATGCGCCTGCCCATGGGCGTGGTGAAGATCCTTCTCAACGCCCTGGCCGAGGGCGGTTACCTCATCACGCGTGCGCCGGTGGCGCGCGCCCGCCTGGTCGACGAGCAGATACTTCAGGAGGTGCTGGATGGTCTCCGGGCCCGTTTTGGATGA
- a CDS encoding ATP/GTP-binding protein produces the protein MVSGPVLDEKAYVRGGAAQTAVKILIVGHFAVGKTTFVGTMSEIPPLSTEETMTQAGEEIDDLKGVRGKTTTTVAMDFGRLTISDHVVLYLFGTPGQQRFVQMWEDMARGALGALVLVDPERLADSFAVIDLIEQYGLAYAIAVNRFDGTPMREEHALREALDLLPDTPVVTCDARDETSSASALITLVHYLQDRAR, from the coding sequence ATGGTCTCCGGGCCCGTTTTGGATGAGAAGGCGTACGTCCGCGGCGGAGCGGCGCAGACCGCCGTGAAGATCCTGATCGTCGGGCACTTCGCGGTCGGCAAGACCACCTTCGTCGGGACGATGTCCGAGATTCCTCCGCTGTCCACGGAGGAGACGATGACGCAGGCCGGCGAGGAGATCGACGACCTCAAGGGCGTCCGCGGCAAGACCACCACCACGGTCGCCATGGACTTCGGACGCCTGACGATCAGCGATCACGTCGTGCTGTACCTGTTCGGCACGCCGGGACAGCAGCGGTTCGTGCAGATGTGGGAGGACATGGCGCGCGGCGCGCTCGGCGCGCTGGTGCTGGTCGACCCCGAGCGGCTGGCGGACTCCTTCGCCGTCATCGACCTGATCGAGCAGTACGGACTGGCCTACGCCATCGCCGTCAACCGCTTCGACGGTACGCCGATGCGTGAGGAGCACGCCCTGCGCGAGGCCCTGGACCTGCTGCCCGACACGCCGGTCGTCACCTGCGACGCGCGTGACGAGACTTCGTCGGCCAGCGCTCTGATCACCCTCGTTCACTATCTGCAGGACCGTGCCCGCTAG
- a CDS encoding cytochrome P450, which yields MNTDSTVPVPPPGCPAHATGEPVPLHGPEFAADPQAYYEYMRHYGPTAPVELAPGVEATLVTDYSAALQLLQNAGSFRKDSRRWRDFNDGVISPDSPVLPLLVYRPNCMFSDGAEHMRLRQAVTDSFARVDSHWLSQSAERVSNYLIAQFSTRGSADLLNDYAKLLPLFVFNELFGCPAEIGDRVLFGISGIFDGVNAEKANEVLSQAVGELVALKRSRPGDDVTSWLMQHQAGLTNEEMAHQLVLLLGAGAEPLRNLISNTLHLLLTDDRYAAGGLIEEAIDTTLWKNPPMANYAPHYPAADMEFAGQKLAAGDLVLVSFAAANTDPALAASRHASSNRSHLAWSAGPHACPAKDPARLITVAAIENLFNRLPDVELAVPEDSLTWRPGPFNRALAALPARFHPVRAVRQPDAQQQPQAAARSEQGGAPGRQDRGGLWSSFLSWWKA from the coding sequence ATGAACACTGATTCCACCGTTCCCGTGCCCCCACCCGGGTGCCCGGCTCACGCCACGGGTGAGCCGGTGCCGCTGCACGGGCCGGAGTTCGCGGCCGATCCGCAGGCCTATTACGAGTACATGCGTCACTACGGGCCGACCGCGCCGGTCGAACTCGCCCCGGGTGTCGAGGCGACCCTGGTCACGGATTACTCGGCGGCGCTCCAACTGCTCCAGAACGCGGGTTCCTTCCGAAAGGACTCGCGACGCTGGCGCGACTTCAACGACGGCGTGATCAGCCCGGACAGCCCGGTCCTTCCGCTTCTCGTGTACCGGCCCAACTGCATGTTCAGTGACGGCGCGGAACACATGCGGCTGCGGCAGGCCGTCACGGACAGTTTCGCGCGCGTCGATTCGCACTGGCTGAGCCAGAGTGCCGAGCGGGTCTCGAACTACCTCATCGCACAGTTCAGTACGCGTGGCTCGGCCGATCTGCTCAACGACTACGCCAAGTTGTTGCCGCTCTTCGTCTTCAACGAACTCTTCGGCTGTCCCGCCGAGATCGGTGACCGCGTTCTTTTCGGTATATCCGGCATCTTCGACGGCGTGAACGCCGAGAAGGCGAACGAGGTGCTGTCCCAGGCGGTGGGCGAACTGGTGGCCCTCAAGCGGTCGCGCCCCGGCGACGACGTCACCTCCTGGCTGATGCAGCATCAGGCGGGCCTGACCAACGAGGAGATGGCGCATCAGCTCGTCCTCCTCCTGGGCGCGGGCGCCGAACCGCTGCGCAACCTCATCTCGAACACCCTGCACCTGCTGCTCACCGACGACCGTTACGCGGCGGGCGGGTTGATCGAGGAGGCGATCGACACCACGCTGTGGAAGAACCCGCCCATGGCCAACTACGCACCGCACTACCCGGCGGCCGACATGGAGTTCGCCGGACAGAAGCTGGCGGCCGGTGATCTGGTCCTGGTCAGCTTCGCGGCGGCCAACACCGACCCGGCGCTCGCCGCGTCCCGCCACGCCTCCAGCAACCGGTCCCACCTGGCGTGGAGTGCCGGCCCGCACGCCTGCCCGGCGAAGGACCCGGCCCGGCTCATCACCGTGGCGGCCATCGAGAACCTCTTCAACCGGCTGCCCGATGTCGAACTGGCGGTCCCCGAGGACAGTTTGACCTGGCGCCCAGGCCCCTTCAACCGGGCCCTGGCCGCGCTGCCGGCCCGTTTCCACCCGGTACGGGCGGTACGGCAGCCGGATGCGCAGCAACAGCCGCAGGCCGCGGCGCGGAGCGAGCAGGGCGGCGCACCGGGTCGGCAGGACCGCGGTGGTCTGTGGAGTTCGTTCCTTTCCTGGTGGAAGGCGTGA